In Saprospiraceae bacterium, a genomic segment contains:
- a CDS encoding alkaline phosphatase, translating into MIGDGMGVAQITAGLYENNNRLEIERCTMTGLHKSHAADNLITDSAAGATAFSAGIKTNNGYLGLDPQGRKYESILRYAEMRGMSTGIIVTSTIVHATPAAFYAYNTNRNNYEEIASDILDSGFDFVIGGGKKYFERRTTDSINLIDDLRKKGYFVTDYFEQEYQSWIIPDSKKIFYFTADGDPLPVMSGRNYLPKASKDGVEFLQKLDNKGFFLMIEGSQIDWGGHANDSKYIISEMLDFDKAIKEIIDFAEKDQQTLVVITADHETGGYAINGGHLFGNLKTSFTTTHHTAELIPVFAYGPGAELFSGIYENTEIYHKLKKLLQEEKK; encoded by the coding sequence ATGATTGGGGATGGGATGGGTGTTGCTCAAATAACGGCAGGGCTATATGAAAATAACAACCGACTTGAAATTGAACGTTGCACGATGACGGGCCTTCACAAAAGCCATGCGGCAGACAATTTAATCACAGATTCCGCAGCTGGAGCTACTGCGTTTTCTGCAGGTATAAAAACCAATAATGGGTATTTGGGACTTGACCCTCAAGGGCGAAAATATGAAAGTATACTCCGGTACGCTGAAATGAGAGGGATGTCTACCGGCATCATAGTTACTTCCACAATCGTACATGCAACTCCGGCAGCTTTTTATGCATACAACACCAATAGAAATAATTATGAAGAAATAGCTTCAGATATTTTGGACTCAGGTTTTGATTTTGTTATAGGTGGAGGTAAGAAATATTTTGAAAGACGCACAACAGATTCTATAAACCTCATTGACGATTTAAGAAAAAAAGGATATTTCGTAACGGATTATTTTGAACAGGAATACCAAAGCTGGATCATTCCTGATTCTAAAAAAATCTTCTATTTTACAGCTGATGGCGACCCGCTGCCAGTTATGAGTGGCCGGAATTATTTACCCAAAGCTTCTAAAGACGGTGTTGAATTTTTACAAAAATTGGACAACAAAGGATTTTTCCTGATGATTGAAGGTTCTCAAATAGATTGGGGTGGCCATGCCAACGATTCAAAATACATTATCTCCGAAATGTTGGATTTTGATAAAGCAATTAAAGAAATTATTGACTTTGCAGAAAAGGATCAACAAACCTTGGTGGTCATAACTGCAGATCATGAAACCGGGGGGTATGCGATCAATGGTGGCCACCTTTTTGGAAATCTAAAAACTAGTTTTACAACAACCCACCATACTGCTGAACTCATTCCTGTATTTGCTTACGGCCCGGGTGCAGAATTATTTTCTGGCATTTATGAAAATACAGAAATCTACCACAAGCTTAAAAAATTATTGCAGGAAGAGAAAAAATAA
- the lipA gene encoding lipoyl synthase, which translates to MIELDVVPNSESRARRPDWLRVKLPIGENYRHVRQLVDQYKLHTICQSGNCPNMGECWGAGTATFMILGNVCTRSCSFCAVKTGKPPEYDLDEPRRVAEAIFLMKVKHAVITSVNRDELPDRGAEIWFQTVKAVKEVCPDTTIETLIPDVKAHWPALERMISAGQEVVSHNMETVERLYRYVRPQAKYSRSLEQLQRIREYGKRTKTGIMLGLGETLDEVYKAMDDLIDYGCEILTLGQYLQPTKMHIPVHEYVHPDVFAEFKAAGMKKGFKYIESGPMVRSSYHAERHVF; encoded by the coding sequence ATGATAGAACTCGACGTCGTACCCAATTCCGAATCTAGAGCCAGAAGACCTGACTGGCTTAGAGTTAAATTGCCAATTGGTGAAAATTACAGACACGTCAGACAATTGGTCGATCAATACAAGCTACATACCATATGTCAAAGTGGCAATTGTCCGAACATGGGTGAGTGTTGGGGTGCCGGAACTGCTACTTTCATGATTTTGGGAAATGTGTGTACTCGATCTTGCAGTTTTTGTGCTGTGAAAACAGGTAAACCTCCTGAATACGATCTAGACGAACCCCGAAGAGTAGCTGAGGCTATTTTTCTGATGAAGGTCAAACACGCAGTTATCACTTCGGTCAATAGAGATGAACTTCCAGACAGAGGCGCCGAAATTTGGTTTCAAACGGTCAAAGCTGTCAAAGAAGTTTGTCCGGATACTACCATAGAGACCTTGATTCCCGATGTAAAAGCCCATTGGCCTGCTTTGGAAAGGATGATCAGTGCGGGCCAGGAAGTGGTCTCTCATAACATGGAAACGGTGGAACGACTATACAGGTATGTCAGACCTCAGGCCAAATACAGCCGAAGTCTTGAACAGCTGCAAAGGATCAGAGAATATGGGAAACGAACCAAAACTGGCATTATGTTGGGATTGGGTGAAACCTTAGATGAAGTTTATAAAGCAATGGATGATCTAATAGACTATGGCTGTGAAATATTAACGCTCGGGCAATATCTACAACCTACGAAAATGCATATTCCCGTTCATGAATATGTCCATCCGGATGTATTTGCAGAGTTTAAAGCGGCTGGAATGAAAAAAGGATTTAAATATATAGAAAGTGGCCCTATGGTAAGATCTAGCTATCATGCAGAAAGGCATGTTTTTTGA
- a CDS encoding arginase family protein: MKKNTETYAGVAEKFGKYENAQVLLTSLPYDGTSTWGKGADKGYEAFMDASSNMELYDIETNSEPYKNGVFLEKPLKLKNCTPEEMVLKIYKTVTAQLKTGKLLTYFGGEHSVSIGVLRAFAKKYKKLTVLQLDAHTDVSEKTFLQKAKVYFAHQIMDNDYWMEEAIKKMTNDVYITLDLDVFDSSIMPSTGTPEPGGMHWYQMLQFLRMLFLRKNIVGFDIVELAPAKGNKAPEFLAAKLYYKMLAYYFERANKKSKK, encoded by the coding sequence ATGAAAAAGAATACAGAAACTTATGCAGGTGTTGCTGAGAAGTTTGGGAAATACGAAAATGCACAAGTCCTGCTTACTTCATTGCCTTATGATGGGACGAGCACTTGGGGAAAGGGTGCGGATAAGGGTTATGAAGCATTCATGGACGCATCTTCTAATATGGAATTGTATGACATAGAAACGAACAGTGAGCCTTACAAAAACGGTGTTTTTTTAGAAAAACCACTTAAACTTAAAAACTGTACTCCAGAAGAGATGGTACTCAAAATTTACAAAACGGTAACTGCACAATTAAAAACCGGGAAGTTGTTGACCTATTTTGGTGGAGAACACAGTGTAAGTATTGGAGTATTGCGAGCATTTGCAAAAAAATATAAAAAACTAACTGTTTTGCAACTCGATGCGCACACGGATGTATCTGAGAAAACGTTTCTTCAAAAGGCCAAAGTTTATTTTGCACACCAGATCATGGATAATGATTATTGGATGGAGGAAGCTATTAAGAAAATGACAAATGATGTTTACATTACGTTGGATCTCGATGTCTTTGATTCATCTATTATGCCCAGTACAGGAACTCCCGAGCCGGGTGGTATGCATTGGTATCAAATGTTACAATTTTTAAGAATGCTCTTTCTGCGGAAAAATATCGTAGGTTTTGATATTGTAGAATTGGCGCCTGCTAAAGGAAATAAAGCGCCTGAGTTTTTAGCTGCTAAATTGTATTATAAAATGCTGGCTTATTATTTCGAAAGGGCAAATAAAAAATCTAAAAAATAA
- a CDS encoding gliding motility-associated C-terminal domain-containing protein yields MKAQVYTVNNNSDTDDGTCDAVHCSLREAINAAEADGVTSTILFNIPGAGPHSISPTSVFPAINNSGLSIIGESQPGGPGSVIIDFNFRDFVGIPFIRVQAGSVSISGLSFTDFRFENPGDCILDYNTAPDCVIRASAFFADNNLIPVPEKVFIRIRDANQFKLVSSHFGTDLAKSSIVQTEGKVKVESTQALKTVSIDSNIFTAKVPLVEIHAGDVFINHNLFGALDTNKGVNFLDPTIGILAPSAERLTIKDNFFFGFLNSGLDINNVQQTAVISKNRFYNNNLDINVNNSTQGIIEITDNFARNGSDFVNATNLFEFYVERNSLNNYDVFINANTPAAFNVSRYMDNRFTCISGKPVFMPARPVPTITNVNRDAVFGTAVPNDSVVVYARSTLLCPADDCHGGFELGRTQADATGGWILNAAYPNRHQLSAYEFESNPVFRPRIHSEFGNCYSCVAPVRILFAPALCSGQIVTYRGKVYSDANPKDSIFVRGDGVSICDSNIIVDVQVANAYRQVLNLAVCYDDTLTFGTVIIHKNNLIDSLNLQTSTGCDSNIIFIGREVGVSNYSRTICDNASVVIGGIRFDKNNTSGTAIIPGGAQSGCDSVVFVQLNINNFSESFLTQIKCPGDSVVINGRVFNESNPRGDVLLTNGSSTGCDSIIHVDLSYPNNRGSFSTTICMGDSVFVVNRFFSDQNPTATILLPGASSFGCDSILDVSLSILPNAQGFVTSEICRGDTFFIHGEAFFSGRPSGMVRLVNTATNGCDSLINVNITTIIDAIGSFDTTMCEDESVTYYGQTFSISRPRGSFRIPMGSFRLCDSFVNVNILFNQNVSGIFSTTICRNDSVRVGNTTFSVNNPSGSVTLFGGAATGCDSTILVNVLFNSPLQVNLSPVDLKCNRANSGELVINSITGGSGTYQLSIDGGAPVSGNPGMIVTGLSQGNHSLRVIDQLGCDSLFNFAVGASQILQLSLPNDTTIKTGGVVNIIPSLNFNYSNLLWDPKDFLVCDTCLVTQSIPNQTISYTLTVTDQNGCSISDQFTITVLIDEAEIYVPNVFSPNGDNINDTFKPVFKFESKTSIRVFRIFDRWGTLVFEQLNGAAGQIFEWDGTYQQDKMNPGVYTFAILFVGEDNIEKWKAGDVTLLR; encoded by the coding sequence TTGAAAGCCCAGGTATACACCGTAAATAACAATTCTGATACTGACGACGGCACTTGTGATGCAGTGCATTGCAGTTTAAGAGAGGCTATTAATGCTGCTGAGGCAGATGGGGTCACAAGTACCATCCTATTTAATATACCTGGTGCCGGGCCTCATTCTATTTCGCCCACAAGCGTGTTTCCGGCTATAAACAATTCAGGTTTAAGCATTATTGGAGAATCTCAGCCGGGGGGTCCTGGGTCTGTTATCATAGATTTTAATTTTCGAGATTTTGTAGGCATTCCTTTTATCAGGGTTCAAGCTGGTTCTGTTTCGATCAGTGGATTGAGTTTCACAGATTTTCGTTTTGAAAATCCGGGTGATTGCATTTTGGATTATAACACTGCTCCGGATTGTGTGATCAGAGCTTCCGCTTTTTTTGCAGACAACAATCTGATTCCGGTGCCGGAAAAAGTATTTATACGAATCCGCGATGCAAACCAATTCAAATTGGTATCCAGCCATTTTGGAACAGACCTTGCCAAATCTTCTATCGTTCAGACGGAAGGCAAAGTAAAAGTGGAATCTACCCAGGCATTAAAAACAGTAAGCATCGATTCAAATATTTTTACCGCCAAAGTTCCGCTTGTCGAAATACATGCAGGTGATGTTTTTATAAATCACAATTTATTCGGCGCACTCGATACAAATAAAGGAGTTAATTTTTTGGATCCAACTATTGGAATTCTTGCCCCTTCCGCAGAACGTTTGACGATCAAAGACAACTTCTTTTTCGGATTTCTGAATTCAGGATTGGATATCAACAATGTACAACAAACAGCAGTGATTTCAAAAAATAGGTTTTACAACAATAACCTGGATATCAATGTCAACAATTCAACTCAAGGTATCATAGAAATCACTGATAATTTCGCCCGTAATGGGAGTGATTTTGTGAATGCAACAAATCTTTTTGAATTTTATGTAGAGCGAAACAGTCTCAATAATTATGATGTATTTATCAATGCCAATACACCTGCTGCTTTCAATGTATCGCGTTATATGGATAACAGGTTTACCTGCATATCCGGAAAGCCAGTATTTATGCCAGCAAGGCCTGTCCCTACAATTACCAATGTTAACCGGGATGCAGTTTTTGGTACAGCGGTACCAAATGATAGTGTCGTAGTTTATGCAAGAAGTACTTTATTATGTCCGGCAGATGATTGTCATGGTGGATTTGAATTGGGTCGTACTCAGGCAGATGCAACCGGCGGATGGATTTTAAATGCAGCGTATCCTAACAGGCACCAGCTGTCTGCTTATGAATTTGAATCGAATCCAGTTTTCAGACCGCGCATCCATTCTGAGTTTGGAAATTGTTACAGCTGTGTGGCTCCTGTACGTATACTTTTTGCTCCGGCATTGTGCTCAGGACAAATAGTCACCTACAGAGGTAAAGTATACTCTGATGCAAATCCCAAGGATTCTATTTTTGTAAGAGGCGATGGCGTAAGTATCTGTGATTCTAACATTATTGTGGATGTGCAGGTAGCCAATGCTTACAGACAAGTTTTAAACCTGGCAGTATGTTATGATGATACGCTGACTTTTGGGACCGTTATTATCCATAAAAATAATTTAATCGATTCTCTCAATTTACAAACATCTACTGGTTGCGACAGCAATATTATTTTCATTGGTCGCGAAGTTGGCGTAAGTAATTACAGCCGCACGATTTGCGATAATGCTTCTGTGGTGATAGGAGGAATAAGATTTGATAAGAACAATACCAGCGGAACAGCAATAATTCCCGGTGGCGCTCAATCAGGATGTGACAGTGTGGTTTTTGTGCAATTGAATATCAATAATTTTTCAGAATCATTTTTAACTCAAATCAAATGCCCCGGAGATTCTGTCGTCATTAACGGAAGGGTTTTTAATGAATCCAACCCAAGAGGAGATGTATTATTGACCAATGGATCCAGCACTGGATGTGATAGCATTATTCATGTCGATCTTAGTTATCCAAACAATCGTGGTTCTTTTTCGACAACGATATGTATGGGCGATAGTGTTTTTGTAGTAAATAGATTTTTTTCTGATCAGAATCCTACAGCTACCATTTTATTGCCTGGTGCTTCAAGTTTTGGCTGTGATTCCATTCTCGATGTTTCACTGTCAATCTTGCCAAATGCACAAGGATTTGTGACTTCTGAAATATGTAGAGGGGATACCTTTTTCATTCACGGAGAAGCTTTCTTTTCAGGTCGTCCTTCAGGTATGGTCCGCTTGGTTAATACTGCAACCAATGGATGTGATAGTTTGATTAATGTAAATATAACGACGATTATTGATGCTATAGGTAGTTTTGATACCACGATGTGTGAAGACGAATCAGTGACTTATTATGGTCAAACTTTTTCAATTTCTAGACCTCGTGGAAGTTTCAGAATACCCATGGGTTCTTTTCGTTTATGCGACAGTTTTGTAAATGTCAATATCCTTTTTAATCAAAATGTTTCAGGAATTTTTTCAACTACGATCTGCAGAAATGACAGTGTCCGCGTTGGGAATACTACTTTTTCTGTAAATAATCCAAGCGGCTCCGTTACTTTGTTTGGTGGTGCTGCAACCGGTTGCGATAGCACGATTTTGGTCAACGTACTTTTTAATTCACCATTGCAGGTAAATTTAAGTCCTGTGGATCTAAAATGTAACAGAGCCAACAGCGGTGAATTAGTGATTAATAGTATCACAGGCGGAAGTGGGACATACCAACTTTCGATTGATGGTGGTGCTCCTGTATCCGGAAATCCTGGGATGATCGTCACTGGATTATCTCAAGGCAATCATAGCCTTCGGGTGATCGACCAGTTAGGTTGTGATTCTTTGTTTAATTTTGCAGTAGGGGCTTCACAAATATTGCAGTTGAGTCTTCCAAATGATACGACGATCAAAACAGGCGGCGTTGTTAATATCATTCCTAGTTTAAATTTCAATTATTCGAACTTACTCTGGGATCCCAAAGATTTTTTAGTTTGTGATACTTGTTTGGTGACGCAGTCCATACCTAATCAAACGATTAGTTATACTTTGACAGTGACCGATCAGAATGGTTGTAGCATTTCAGATCAATTTACCATCACGGTGTTGATTGATGAAGCAGAGATTTATGTGCCCAATGTATTTTCGCCCAATGGAGACAACATCAACGATACTTTCAAGCCTGTTTTTAAATTCGAATCCAAAACAAGCATCCGCGTATTCAGAATTTTTGATCGTTGGGGTACTTTGGTTTTCGAACAGTTGAATGGTGCAGCGGGTCAGATTTTCGAATGGGATGGTACATATCAACAGGACAAAATGAATCCCGGAGTTTATACTTTTGCAATTCTCTTCGTAGGAGAAGACAATATTGAAAAGTGGAAGGCTGGTGATGTGACCTTATTGAGATAA
- a CDS encoding TraR/DksA family transcriptional regulator gives MNKTRYSDEELMEFKKIIDEKLELTKSELAGIEQQMMELRDNMADEQGGDWFDDSSIHTEIEFLTKMAERQRQFIQNLEMALVRIKNKSYGICTVSGDLIEKQRLLLVPHATKSVKAKESEKPGNPTPELRSEAPLFGEEEDNPPLD, from the coding sequence ATGAATAAGACCAGGTATTCAGATGAAGAGTTGATGGAATTCAAGAAAATCATCGACGAGAAGCTCGAGTTGACAAAAAGCGAACTCGCGGGTATTGAGCAACAGATGATGGAACTCCGCGATAACATGGCTGATGAGCAAGGTGGCGATTGGTTCGATGATAGTTCTATACATACAGAAATTGAATTCCTGACAAAAATGGCTGAGCGTCAGAGGCAGTTTATTCAAAATCTTGAAATGGCACTGGTTCGAATCAAAAATAAATCCTACGGTATTTGTACGGTCTCCGGCGACCTCATTGAAAAACAACGATTACTTCTGGTCCCACATGCCACTAAAAGCGTAAAAGCCAAGGAAAGTGAAAAACCGGGCAACCCTACTCCCGAATTGCGTTCTGAAGCGCCATTGTTTGGTGAAGAAGAAGACAATCCGCCTTTAGATTAA
- a CDS encoding arginine decarboxylase: protein MVNRYFDMIDQTYYFPQEGFDLEKDNLIFNGVPLMVLIEKYGTPFKLTFLPKIADQIKKAKNLFNKSIRTLEYDGKYYYSYCTKCCHFSYVLKEVLQHDVQLETSSAFDIDLIQNLYKNGLITKDHIIVNNGYKPKQYLQNIASMVNAGFKNIIPVCDNIYELDQLEPMLQKKCKVGIRVATEEEPKFEFYTSRLGIRASQVIEFAKTKLKKNKKFDLHMVHFFVDTGIKDTVYYWGELKKGINTYIELKKHFPTLKAINIGGGLPIRNALGFEFDYKYMIHQIVKMIRDACDEAGVKHPDIFTEFGKYTVGESGATIFSVLEQKQQNDSEIWYMIDNSLMNTLPDSWGIAERFILLPINKWYNDYCRVNIGGLSCDNSDFYNTEAQNQQLFMPKYLRTDKEPLYLGFFHTGAYQDALSGYGGIKHCLLPSPKHILVDRDENGNLVDWVYNDEQNSRDMLRILGYN from the coding sequence ATGGTAAACAGATATTTTGATATGATCGATCAGACCTACTATTTCCCTCAGGAAGGTTTTGATCTCGAAAAGGACAATTTAATCTTTAATGGCGTCCCTTTAATGGTGCTCATCGAAAAGTATGGAACGCCCTTTAAATTGACTTTTTTACCTAAAATCGCCGATCAGATTAAGAAGGCAAAGAACTTGTTCAACAAGTCGATCCGAACATTGGAGTACGACGGAAAATATTACTATAGCTATTGTACTAAATGTTGCCATTTTTCTTATGTCCTCAAGGAAGTATTACAACACGATGTACAATTGGAGACTTCATCTGCATTTGACATAGATCTCATTCAAAATTTGTATAAAAACGGACTTATTACCAAAGATCATATTATTGTCAACAATGGCTACAAACCAAAACAATATTTGCAAAATATTGCATCCATGGTCAATGCCGGATTTAAAAATATTATTCCCGTATGTGACAATATTTATGAACTTGACCAACTCGAACCCATGTTGCAGAAGAAGTGTAAAGTGGGCATCCGCGTTGCAACTGAGGAGGAACCAAAATTCGAATTTTATACTAGTAGACTTGGCATCCGCGCTTCACAAGTCATTGAATTTGCAAAAACAAAACTGAAAAAAAACAAGAAGTTTGATCTGCACATGGTACACTTCTTCGTAGATACAGGAATAAAAGATACGGTTTATTACTGGGGTGAATTGAAAAAGGGCATCAATACTTATATCGAGTTAAAAAAACATTTTCCTACACTCAAGGCCATAAATATTGGCGGTGGATTACCGATACGCAATGCGCTTGGGTTTGAATTCGATTATAAATATATGATCCACCAGATTGTAAAAATGATTCGCGATGCTTGTGATGAAGCCGGAGTTAAACACCCTGATATTTTTACGGAATTTGGAAAATACACAGTAGGCGAAAGTGGGGCAACGATATTTTCAGTCCTTGAGCAAAAACAACAAAACGATTCGGAGATTTGGTATATGATCGACAATTCACTCATGAATACATTGCCCGATAGTTGGGGCATTGCAGAGCGATTTATATTATTGCCTATCAATAAATGGTATAACGATTATTGTCGGGTAAACATCGGTGGATTGAGTTGCGATAATTCGGATTTTTATAATACTGAAGCCCAGAATCAGCAATTATTTATGCCGAAATATTTGAGAACGGATAAAGAGCCTTTATATCTTGGTTTTTTTCATACCGGAGCTTATCAGGATGCACTTTCGGGTTATGGTGGAATTAAACATTGTTTATTGCCTTCACCAAAACATATATTGGTAGACCGCGATGAAAATGGAAATCTCGTAGATTGGGTTTATAACGACGAGCAAAATTCAAGAGATATGTTGCGCATATTAGGATACAATTGA
- a CDS encoding deoxyhypusine synthase family protein, which translates to MTNKGPVSQFIQHHYRHFNAAALMDAAKGYELHLTEGGKMMVTLAGAMSTAELGVSLAEMIRQGKVDIISCTGANLEEDLMNLVAHNHYRRIPNYRDLTPEEEWALLEKGLNRVTDTCIPEEEAFRRLQKHIHALWNGAQQKGERYFPHEYMYQMLLSGVLEQYYEIDPKNSWMLAAAERNLPIIVPGWEDSTMGNIFASYVIKAELQASTMKSGIEYMVYLADWYRKNSAGKGVGFFQIGGGIAGDFPICVVPMMYQDLEWHDVPFWSYFCQISDSTTSFGSYSGAVPNEKITWGKLDIHTPKYVIESDATIVAPLIFAWILGW; encoded by the coding sequence ATGACAAATAAGGGTCCGGTTTCTCAATTTATCCAGCATCATTACCGCCATTTCAACGCTGCAGCATTAATGGATGCAGCAAAAGGATATGAATTGCATCTTACTGAAGGTGGTAAAATGATGGTTACGCTTGCAGGAGCCATGAGTACTGCAGAACTTGGAGTTTCATTGGCAGAAATGATCCGCCAGGGAAAAGTAGATATCATTTCTTGTACGGGAGCCAATCTCGAAGAAGACCTGATGAATCTGGTAGCTCATAATCATTACAGACGTATCCCCAACTACAGGGATCTCACGCCTGAAGAGGAGTGGGCTTTACTGGAAAAAGGATTAAACAGAGTTACAGATACCTGTATTCCTGAAGAGGAGGCTTTTCGAAGATTACAAAAACACATTCATGCACTATGGAATGGCGCGCAACAAAAAGGCGAAAGATATTTTCCGCATGAGTATATGTACCAAATGCTTTTAAGTGGCGTATTGGAACAATATTATGAGATCGATCCCAAAAATTCCTGGATGCTGGCTGCGGCAGAACGCAATTTACCCATTATCGTTCCCGGTTGGGAAGACTCCACTATGGGAAATATTTTTGCTTCGTATGTCATCAAAGCTGAGTTACAAGCTTCTACCATGAAGAGTGGAATTGAATACATGGTTTATCTAGCCGACTGGTATCGCAAAAATTCTGCAGGCAAAGGCGTTGGCTTTTTTCAAATTGGTGGCGGGATTGCAGGCGATTTTCCCATTTGTGTAGTGCCAATGATGTATCAGGATCTCGAATGGCACGATGTTCCATTTTGGTCCTATTTCTGCCAGATTTCAGATAGCACAACTTCTTTTGGCTCCTATTCCGGAGCCGTGCCCAATGAAAAAATAACCTGGGGTAAATTGGATATCCATACTCCTAAGTACGTTATTGAAAGCGATGCCACCATAGTAGCGCCTTTGATATTTGCATGGATATTAGGATGGTAA
- a CDS encoding polysaccharide deacetylase family protein has translation MNKVLVYTKDPSPRFEYVIRHIEGYFNNLSLESCGELEVYLQWTGLSIQHGQEDLKLKEFKMNRSVHFDKTLDKLIEDGEDFLQTIHCSAEISQDFDLISAIFWHLSRIEEYFPIALDHHGRFPASKSILFKKNILHLPLVDLWIFEWAKKLEDFFGMSIHLKPQLTDWSVGIDVDQFYKHQHKPLFKKLGGCLKDLSSGKLTDVWERIQIYSGLIKDPYDTYEEVRKLNIPKSSLCYFILSGGQSPYDKNHSLRQKVILLKIKDLERFSEIGLHPSYESNRQSDLIKRELHTLQQCCSEPIVKSRQHYLRIGLPDTYRLLIEAGIQEDYSMGYAEQTGFRAACCRPFHWYDLQREQSTELIIVPFSLMDRTYLTYLKYQPSQAILDMQSLWDTCKKYQGHFHIIWHNSSFDFLGEWKNWDGVFEKMVTQLIDLPKNEDPTIKSRETSIRNL, from the coding sequence ATGAACAAGGTTCTTGTATATACCAAAGATCCATCGCCCAGATTCGAGTATGTGATCAGGCATATAGAAGGCTATTTTAACAATTTGAGCTTAGAGTCCTGTGGGGAATTAGAAGTCTACCTTCAATGGACCGGACTCTCCATACAACATGGTCAGGAAGATCTAAAGTTAAAAGAATTCAAAATGAACCGTTCTGTTCATTTCGATAAAACGCTTGATAAACTCATTGAAGATGGAGAAGATTTCTTGCAAACCATTCATTGTTCAGCCGAGATTAGCCAGGATTTTGATTTGATAAGTGCAATTTTCTGGCATTTAAGCCGGATTGAGGAATATTTTCCGATCGCTCTGGATCATCATGGGCGATTCCCCGCTAGCAAAAGTATCTTATTTAAAAAAAATATCTTACATCTGCCCTTGGTGGATCTATGGATTTTTGAATGGGCCAAAAAACTAGAAGACTTTTTTGGAATGAGCATCCATCTCAAACCTCAACTTACAGATTGGTCTGTTGGTATAGATGTAGATCAATTTTACAAACACCAACATAAACCTCTGTTTAAAAAATTGGGCGGCTGTCTAAAGGATTTGTCTTCCGGCAAGCTAACAGATGTTTGGGAAAGGATTCAAATTTATTCGGGTTTGATAAAAGATCCTTATGATACATATGAAGAAGTACGCAAACTGAATATTCCTAAATCATCGCTATGTTATTTTATATTATCTGGCGGACAAAGTCCGTATGATAAAAATCATTCACTCCGTCAAAAAGTCATTCTGCTAAAAATTAAAGATTTGGAGCGCTTTTCAGAAATTGGCTTACATCCTTCATACGAAAGTAACCGGCAATCCGATCTCATCAAACGAGAATTACATACGCTTCAACAATGCTGTTCTGAGCCTATTGTCAAAAGCAGGCAACATTACCTGAGAATAGGATTACCTGACACTTATCGCCTATTGATAGAAGCAGGTATTCAGGAAGACTACAGCATGGGCTATGCAGAACAAACCGGCTTCAGAGCGGCTTGCTGCAGACCTTTTCATTGGTATGATCTCCAACGAGAACAATCAACAGAATTGATAATTGTCCCATTTTCATTAATGGATAGAACATATTTGACTTATCTCAAATACCAGCCATCACAGGCCATTCTGGATATGCAAAGCTTATGGGATACCTGCAAGAAATATCAAGGCCACTTCCACATCATATGGCATAACAGCAGTTTTGATTTTTTAGGTGAATGGAAAAACTGGGATGGTGTTTTTGAGAAAATGGTGACCCAATTAATTGATCTCCCTAAAAATGAAGACCCAACTATAAAATCAAGGGAGACTTCAATTAGAAATCTGTGA